The genomic window GCAGCGAAAGCTGGCCTGCCTTTAGCTATCTGAAAAGGTGAAGGAAATTGACTACCATACTCATATCATGCCCAGGAAAACCTTAAAGTACTTCTAGCCAAGTATTTGGAAATCCTATTTCAACTTCTGCTTCCCCTGCAATCCATGGCATCTCGCAATTTCTCAATAGTTCTCGTCAATAGGCAAAGTCTCAGCGATGAAGCCTTGATGCATTTCTCAACAGCTCAAAAATCGAAGGCATCGCAAGACGCAACCAAGAGATGCATACATTAAACGGCAAGCCCGCTGTCAATCAAACATGTCGCCATGAAAATATTCAGGCCGAAGCGAATCAAATCTTTGAGGCATTCAATCTTCCCAGTAACCCCAAAATACCGAAAGCAAAGAAACAATTCTGCCGTGAGCAACGACATGATCGAGATGTTCTCAATAGCGAGCAAGCCGCAAGCATGAGATTCATTTTAAACGCGAAATCGAGTTGCCTGGCTATAATTAATGAAAGATCAATGCCAGCAAATTAGGTGCTATTTTTCGCTCATTTTTTCATTCAAAGCTAACAACGAAATGCTGGTACCGAAAAGCAAATCTTCAGGCAACAGCCAACGGTATTGAGAACGATCGCCAATAGTGATGGCACATCCTGCCAGCATGCGACAGAGCGGCATGGAAGTCGCCAGACTCAAAGCATGACTTCTGTTGACGTCACGCCAAACCAAACTGACAAGGCCCTGAGCAGCCTCCCAGCAGACGCCACCGACCCCTGCGTGCACTGCGGTTTCTGCCTGCCAACCTGCGCAAGTTACCGAGTGTTAGGCACTGAAATGGATTCACCGCGAGGGCGAATCCACACCCTCAAGGCTATCGACAACGGTGAGCTGGAGCTTGATGCCACCGTCGCTAGCCACTTCGACTCCTGCCTAGGTTGCTTTGCCTGTGTGAGTGCCTGCCCCTCAGGAGTTCGCTACGACCAGCTCATCGAGGCGACGCGCCCTTTACTGAACCAAGCAGAACTTCGCAGCCCCTGCCAGAACCACTTTCGTCAAGTTCTACTGAAGTTGCTCCCCTATCCCGGCCGACTGCGCGCCCTTCTGCAACCTTTGCGTGCCTACGCGGGGACACCAATACAAGCGCTCAGCCGCCGCCTAGGCATCAACAAAATTCTTGGGCCCCAACTGGAAGCGATGGAGGCCTTGTTGCCTACTCTTGCAGCAGAAAATTTTCAGGATGATCTGCAGGTTCTCCACCCCGCAACAGGTCAACGCCGCAGCAGAGTGGGGCTTGTTCTTGGCTGTGTGCAACGTTGCTTCGATCCCAACGTGAACCAAGCCACTATTGCCGTGCTGCAAGCCAATGGCTTTGAAGTCGTTGTGCCAAAAGATCAAGGCTGCTGCGGCGCCGTCTCCCACCACCAGGGGCAACTCAACCAAACCCGAGAGCTAGCCGAGAAGCTTGTCAAAAGCTTTGCCAATGTTGTCGGCCCAGGGCGACCTGCTGGAGCCGAGCCCTTAGAGGCTGTGCTGGTGGCCGCCTCGGGCTGTGGCCACACCATGAAGGCCTACGGCGAACTCCTCAATGAGAAAAAAGGGTTCAACATTCCCGTCTTCGATGTGCATGAATTCCTTGCGGAACACGGCCTCGCCAGCAACTTTCAGCAAAGCCTTCAGCCTCTTACCCATCACAATGGACAGCCTGCAAGCCCCCAAACTCCTCTGAAAGTTGCATACCACGATGCCTGCCACATGATTCATGGCCAAGGAATCCAAGCCCAACCAAGAAAACTATTGAAGGCCATTCCACATCTAGTTTTGAGCGAAGCCACAGAAGCCGGAGTTTGCTGTGGAAGCGCCGGAATTTATAACTTGGTCAACCCTCAAGAAGCTGCCGAGCTGGGGAGAATCAAGGTTGCTGACCTCAGCAACACTGGAGCTGAGCTGATTGCCAGCGCCAACATTGGCTGCACCTTGCAACTCCGCCGCCATCTGGATGGTGATGTGGCAGTCGCCCATCCAATGGAACTACTGGCCTGTGCTGCCGGCCTCCATCAATCGCCAGGCATCCAAAAGGGTTTGAGAATCACCAAGATTTCCGGGGAAGGTCAGGATCGGCAGATCAACCAAGCCATCTCCAGCTAAAGGCCGCACCAACGACAAGCCTGGCAAGATTTGCCCCTCCAGCTGCACCATCTCCAAGCCCAGCCCTTCTGCCAACAGAGTATGGGTTGTAATTCCACCCTTACTGATCAAATAGCCCAACCTCGGCGCAAGAGCAGCCGCCAGACGAGCCATCAATTGAGCCAAAGCAACGCCAAAGCTCAGCCTTGCAGCTGATGTTGAGCAATCCAATTCACCACGACTCGTGAACAACACCGGTGTACGACCGATGGCAAGCACCTCACCAAGCTGATTGAAGCAATGCTGCTCCAAATCAGCCAAGCGCCCATCAGAAAAGCCCCTCTGCAAGATCTGCGCCAAGCGGGGAACTGGCAATTCCACCCCCATGCACTCTGGCGCCTCGAGTAAACATTCCAACTGAGCATCAGCCAGAGGAACGTGGGAACCAACCATCACCAACCCAGGCCATCGTTGACCTGAGTGATCGCTACGTCGCATGCCAGCCAAACCATCAGCAGCAAGAGGTTGAGGTACAAGATCTGCCAAAGCATTGAGCAAACTTGCTGCAGAGCGAAACAGAAAACGCTTATGACCAACCAACTGCCTTACCGCTTCTGCTAAGGCCAGCAATTGCTCAGAACGCTCCGCATCCACCACCACAGACTGATTGTGATGAAGCCGAGCCAACCAACGACGCAACTCTGTGCGGCCTGTTTTCAATGGCTTCGCAGCATCTTGATTTTCAACAGCCGCATCCAACTGCGCAAGGCAGAGGCGCTGAACAGTTTGCGCTCGGATCTGCCCACCACTTTTCTCCTCTAGCCAAGCAGGGAGATCACTGGTGCTGTAACCAAACAAGCGATCTTTGGCAAAAGCACTGAAATGCACCGGCTTGCCATCAAGCAAATGCACGCCATTCACCGTGGTGCGCCCTCCTTCGAGGAAGGCAGGAACATGCAGCGTCGCATCGAAGGGGCCGAGCTCCTCAGCGATCACCTCAGGCTCCAAAACGCCATGACCGCGCAGCGTGGAGTCACCGCGACTGACCACAACAACTTCCGCTGCTGACATCCCTTCCGCCGCGAATGCTTGCCGCAAAGCAGAACAAATCTCACGATTGCGGGATGCCGCCTGATCAGGGGCTAACGCACGTGTGTTGGCCAGCACAAACAAGAGTGGCGAAGGGTGGCGCAACCCATCCCGCAACACATCAACATCCCAGCGCAGCAGCAGCAGACAGCCATGCACAGTCTGGGAGCCGGTGGGGTCGTCATCAAGCACCACAATCTTCATGGCACCATCGTGACGTGAAAACGTTCTTCGCCGATACCGCCAACGTGCCAGCACCTGCTACGGCAAAGGAGCTGGCCGCTCTTGTTGCAGAGCTGCATGCAGCGGCAACCCCCTGGCTGCCCTGTGGTCTTGGCAGCCGTCTGCAATGGGGGCCGCCTGTGGAGATACCTTCACAACCAATCAGTGTGAGTGGTCTCAAGCGCATCCTTGATCACGCTGTCGACGACCTCACGATCACTGTTGAAGCAGGCCTGCCGCTGGCAGAGCTACAAATGGTTTTGAAAGAACACCATCAATGGCTAGCCGTCAACTGGCCCAGGGGAAGCCAAGCCAACACAGATCCCAACAGTGCTGGCAGTGTGGGCGGGTTGGTGGCTCGTGGCCTCGCCGGCGGTTTGCGACAGCGGCATCTTGGTATCCGCGACCAACTGATCGGAATCGGACTCCTGCGTAGCGATGGCATTGCTGCGCATGCTGGAGGCCGGGTAGTCAAAAACGTGGCTGGCTATGACCTCATGCGCCTGCTGTGCGGCAGTTGGGGCAGCTTGGCTCTGATCACGGAACTCACTCTGCGCTGCCAACCAATCCGCCCAGCACACATCGGCCTTCGCCTTGATGGTTCTCTGGAAGCGCTGGAAGCATGGCGAGCTGCACTATTGCGCACCAGCTTCACCCCGGAATACTGCGATTGGATCAAAACAGATTTAGCAAACTGGCATCTCAACATCGGTGTGGCCAGCGTGAGCGATCAAGCCGTCAACGACCAAATAGGCCATCTCAAAGCCCTCGCCAATCAACATCAACTGGGCACAAAACAGCTCGACTGGCTCGGCCCCCATCAAGAGCCACACCCATCTGAAGGATCCTTCGATAGCAACCATTGGCTGGTACGGGTAGCGCTGCAACCAAGCAACATTCACCGGCTGATCGCCAGCAAAGAACTGCAAGCTCTCAACGGCTGGCATTGGCAGCTTGCCGCTGGCGCTGGCATCGGCGACGGCTGGCAAATATCAGCAGACAACGCCAAAGGGATCAGCCAAAGCGAGGATCTCAAAGCGCTGCGCCTCGAGATTGCTCGCCTCGGCGGCCAGCTCACGCTCCTGCAGCAACCCAGCCAAGCTGGCGATCACCTGCCTGCTTGGCTGGATGCACCATCAAGGCCACTGATTGAAGCTGTGAAGCAACAATTCGATCCAAAGCAACAGCTAGCGAGAGGCCGATTGCCAGGAGTTGCTGGATAACAAATAACGAAAGGCAATTATACTAAGGTGCGAAAGCCGAGGATGATTATTAGATGCAATAATTGCATCTAATAAATGCAGCACTTAATCATTCACTTCATGCAGATCCAAGTGGCAATAGGCGAAGAATTTTGCAGACTTGTCATGAGCAAACTACCAAGGCTCATGAGAAAAAAAGAAAGCGATGATCTTGATATCAGAATAGTCATATGAGCTGAATTCCGGAGCATTGGCTTTCTGAATTCAAGGCAGTCATAAGGAGGTGGAATAATATCCTTAATCTAGATCTTTTGTCATTGCCAAAGAGTAAATGGTGGCCATACAATAGCCTCTTGAGATTCGCAACTGAAAAGTTTGCTTGGAATAGATGCTATTGCTTGATTTCACGGACCCTCAACTAAATCTGGCTTAATTTCATTCCATACCAATCCTAAATCAAAACATAGAAGGTGTGCGACGAAAACATAACAACTACAAAAATTTCAGCTTACTTTTAGAATTAATGTGAGCAAGATCACAGCAATATGTAAGGCAGAACATATACCCTTCAAAGTTTCAACCGATATTGTTTCCATGGAGGAAAAGACTTTTATCAATTAAAAACTATAAAGAATGACTTCCTGCAAAACTAAGCTTCAGTCTCTCAGTTCAGCTTTCTATCAAAGCAGTCTTACAAAGAGCGCTTTTACCATCGGAGTTGCTGGCACAATTTTGGGGTTGTCTACGGCTCCAGCATTCGCAGACGCAATGGGGTTGGGCTGGTGCGTCCACAACTGCGGCTTTGGGCTTGAGGATAAGATTACAGCAGCCCATGTGCATTTGAGACTGCACGTTAAGTTACAAAAGCAAAGCCTTATTCAATGCATGGATAAAGCTTATCTTATTGAGCATAAAAGACATGGACCAGCTAAAATCGTAAGCTTTTTATCAAAGCGGTTCGAGCTCCCTATTGCGATTTTCTACGTTGGAATGGGAAATGTTTTTGACAAGAATTCTGAAGGCAAACCCGTTATGAAGGCAGCCACCAAATGGCTAGGCAAAAAAGGAGGTTACATTAAATTCGATCATAGCTTTGTTGATACTAATACAACCAAGAGAGTTGCTAGCAAAATTGCCCATGCGCTAATGCACTATAGTGGATTTAAACATATTAAAGATATTCATCACCCACTGCATCCAAATACTGTTCCTGCACAAATTGAGGCATGCATCCTGAAAGGTAGTCCCAATAACTACAATGGTTTTGGAAATGATAAATATAACTCAAAGGATGTCGTAGGGATTGGGATTGATGGAGACAACAATCATTTCTTTGCATGGTATAAAGATGGAACTGTTACTGCAGGTTCAAGCACGCGTATTCATAACTATCGTTCTCCATACAAGTACTCCATTAGGAATGGCTACTCCAGCTCCAATATTGT from Prochlorococcus marinus str. MIT 9313 includes these protein-coding regions:
- a CDS encoding (Fe-S)-binding protein, with product MTSVDVTPNQTDKALSSLPADATDPCVHCGFCLPTCASYRVLGTEMDSPRGRIHTLKAIDNGELELDATVASHFDSCLGCFACVSACPSGVRYDQLIEATRPLLNQAELRSPCQNHFRQVLLKLLPYPGRLRALLQPLRAYAGTPIQALSRRLGINKILGPQLEAMEALLPTLAAENFQDDLQVLHPATGQRRSRVGLVLGCVQRCFDPNVNQATIAVLQANGFEVVVPKDQGCCGAVSHHQGQLNQTRELAEKLVKSFANVVGPGRPAGAEPLEAVLVAASGCGHTMKAYGELLNEKKGFNIPVFDVHEFLAEHGLASNFQQSLQPLTHHNGQPASPQTPLKVAYHDACHMIHGQGIQAQPRKLLKAIPHLVLSEATEAGVCCGSAGIYNLVNPQEAAELGRIKVADLSNTGAELIASANIGCTLQLRRHLDGDVAVAHPMELLACAAGLHQSPGIQKGLRITKISGEGQDRQINQAISS
- a CDS encoding FAD-binding oxidoreductase, giving the protein MKTFFADTANVPAPATAKELAALVAELHAAATPWLPCGLGSRLQWGPPVEIPSQPISVSGLKRILDHAVDDLTITVEAGLPLAELQMVLKEHHQWLAVNWPRGSQANTDPNSAGSVGGLVARGLAGGLRQRHLGIRDQLIGIGLLRSDGIAAHAGGRVVKNVAGYDLMRLLCGSWGSLALITELTLRCQPIRPAHIGLRLDGSLEALEAWRAALLRTSFTPEYCDWIKTDLANWHLNIGVASVSDQAVNDQIGHLKALANQHQLGTKQLDWLGPHQEPHPSEGSFDSNHWLVRVALQPSNIHRLIASKELQALNGWHWQLAAGAGIGDGWQISADNAKGISQSEDLKALRLEIARLGGQLTLLQQPSQAGDHLPAWLDAPSRPLIEAVKQQFDPKQQLARGRLPGVAG
- a CDS encoding four-carbon acid sugar kinase family protein, with the translated sequence MKIVVLDDDPTGSQTVHGCLLLLRWDVDVLRDGLRHPSPLLFVLANTRALAPDQAASRNREICSALRQAFAAEGMSAAEVVVVSRGDSTLRGHGVLEPEVIAEELGPFDATLHVPAFLEGGRTTVNGVHLLDGKPVHFSAFAKDRLFGYSTSDLPAWLEEKSGGQIRAQTVQRLCLAQLDAAVENQDAAKPLKTGRTELRRWLARLHHNQSVVVDAERSEQLLALAEAVRQLVGHKRFLFRSAASLLNALADLVPQPLAADGLAGMRRSDHSGQRWPGLVMVGSHVPLADAQLECLLEAPECMGVELPVPRLAQILQRGFSDGRLADLEQHCFNQLGEVLAIGRTPVLFTSRGELDCSTSAARLSFGVALAQLMARLAAALAPRLGYLISKGGITTHTLLAEGLGLEMVQLEGQILPGLSLVRPLAGDGLVDLPILTFPGNLGDSQTLLDAWRLMEAGSTGQ